From Pedobacter aquae:
GTTAAAGAAATGGGTTTTACACATGTAGAATTTATGCCTTTGATGGAGCATCCATTTTACCCGAGTTGGGGTTATCAAATAACGGGTTATTTTGCCGCTACTTCCCGTTACGGTACGCCACAAGATTTAATGTTCTTAATAGAAGAGTTCCATAAAAACGATATAGGTGTCATATTTGACTGGGTACCTTCTCATTTCCCTGGAGATGCACACGGTTTATTTAAATTTGATGGCACACACCTTTATGAACATGCCGATGAACGAAAAGGCTTTCATCCAGATTGGAAATCGCACATTTTTAACTATGGCAGAAATGAGGTAAGAGCTTTTCTTATTTCCAATGCTTTGTTCTTATTAGACCGCTTCCATACAGATGGTTTACGTGTTGATGCTGTTGCATCTATGCTATATTTAGATTATTCTAGAAAAGAAGGAGAATGGATTCCTAATGAATATGGTGGCAGAGAAAATTTAGAAGCTATATCTTTTTTAAAAGATTTTAATGAGGCTGTTTATGCTCATTTTCCTGATGTACAAACCATTGCAGAAGAATCAACATCGTTTGGTGGTGTAAGTCATCCAACCTTTACAGGAGGTTTAGGTTTTGGCCAAAAATGGATGATGGGTTGGATGAATGATACCTTGAAGTACTTCAAAAAAGACCCGGCACATCGTAAATTCCATCATCAAGATTTAACATTTAGTACAGTTTACGCTTTTAGCGAGAACTTTATGTTGCCTTTATCTCATGATGAAGTTGTACATGGTAAGCATTCTTTAATCAATAAAATGCCTGGCGATGAGTGGCAGAAATTTGCTAACCTCAGAACTTTGTATGGATACATGTGGACACATCCTGGTACTAAGTTATTGTTTATGGGGGGCGAGTTTGCACAAACAAAAGAATGGAATCAGCAACATTCTTTAGATTGGCATTTACTAGAATATGCGCCACACCAAGGTATCAAAAAATTAGTAACAGGGCTTAACAAGCTCTACAGAACAGAACCAGCCATGTACGAGCGTTCTTTTACAGGTACAGGTTTTGAGTGGATTGTGAATGATGACGCAGAAAATTCTGTTCTCGTTTATGCAAGAAAAGGTAATAATCCTAAAGACGATTTAATAGTTGCTATAAATTTAACTCCTGTTCCAAGAGAGCAATACAGGTTTGGCGTTACCAGACCAGGCAATTGGCATGAAATCTTTAACTCTGATGATGAACAATATTGGGGTAGCGGCATAAAAAATTTACCAACAGCAAGTGAGGCACATGGTAGCCATTGGAAATCTAATTCTATAAAAGTTAATATCCCACCTTTATCAATTGTAGTATTTAAGGCTATATAATGGAAAACGCCGTACTTGGGAATAAGTACGGCGTTTTCATTATCAAA
This genomic window contains:
- the glgB gene encoding 1,4-alpha-glucan branching protein GlgB, whose protein sequence is MAKKTKELNITEVKEVKKKAPVAKKKVVSTAAEEVGNVKKTAAKKVAKVKEEVLPVHNYQVKYYSKFTDFDISLFRSGKHFKLYEKFGSHVLAIDGVLGTYFSVWAPNAQYVSVTGNFNGWDKGSHPLMVRWDGSGIWEGFIPHIGNGEIYKYFISSFSGEEMEKADPFALRSEEAPKTASIVWDTWYEWKDQSWMKKRHQHNALNKPMSVYEVHFGSWARGPESPDQFLSFRDMAPKLVAHVKEMGFTHVEFMPLMEHPFYPSWGYQITGYFAATSRYGTPQDLMFLIEEFHKNDIGVIFDWVPSHFPGDAHGLFKFDGTHLYEHADERKGFHPDWKSHIFNYGRNEVRAFLISNALFLLDRFHTDGLRVDAVASMLYLDYSRKEGEWIPNEYGGRENLEAISFLKDFNEAVYAHFPDVQTIAEESTSFGGVSHPTFTGGLGFGQKWMMGWMNDTLKYFKKDPAHRKFHHQDLTFSTVYAFSENFMLPLSHDEVVHGKHSLINKMPGDEWQKFANLRTLYGYMWTHPGTKLLFMGGEFAQTKEWNQQHSLDWHLLEYAPHQGIKKLVTGLNKLYRTEPAMYERSFTGTGFEWIVNDDAENSVLVYARKGNNPKDDLIVAINLTPVPREQYRFGVTRPGNWHEIFNSDDEQYWGSGIKNLPTASEAHGSHWKSNSIKVNIPPLSIVVFKAI